In one Helicoverpa zea isolate HzStark_Cry1AcR chromosome 5, ilHelZeax1.1, whole genome shotgun sequence genomic region, the following are encoded:
- the LOC124630809 gene encoding histidine-rich protein PFHRP-II-like — translation MFTKVIVFTFVAAVLCEEHGYSLRNHHEPAKEYRQHYEHNPIRVHEEQESSSEAQYNAAPEGHGLGGHAYSSQSIIHHAAAHAAHGGQGESQESHNDHVAPVYQYVQEEPEHHQAPAQHEVPAHHYQTVHFAPAQAHHEVQSYAPEHGHAQSHYAQAHEGLNYHHGANAHEGLSFHHGAQLHTSVHHPAPVHHAAPVHHAVPVHHAAPVHHASPVHHEVVAHHEAPAHHAVPVHHDIHAHESHDEPIDYYAYPKYQYEYKVEDPHTGDNKFQHEFRDGDIVKGVYSLQEADGSVRTVEYSSDKHHGFNAVVKHSAPGHHVQIESHHQN, via the exons ATGTTTACCAAA GTGATAGTGTTCACTTTTGTTGCGGCAGTTTTGTGCGAAGAACATGGATATTCCCTCAGGAACCACCACGAGCCAGCCAAGGAGTACAGACAACATTATGAACATAATCCCATAAGAGTTCATGAGGAACAGGAGAGTTCAAGCGAAGCTCAGTACAATGCTGCTCCTGAAGGCCATGGGCTTGGAGGACATGCCTACTCTTCGCAGAGCATTATTCACCACGCCGCAGCTCATGCCGCTCATGGCGGCCAGGGAGAATCTCAGGAGTCTCATAACGATCATGTTGCTCCAGTGTACCAGTACGTGCAAGAAGAGCCCGAACACCACCAGGCACCAGCTCAACACGAAGTTCCCGCTCACCACTACCAGACTGTTCATTTCGCCCCCGCCCAAGCGCATCACGAGGTTCAATCGTACGCTCCTGAGCACGGCCATGCCCAATCTCACTACGCTCAGGCTCACGAAGGTCTGAACTACCACCACGGCGCTAACGCTCATGAAGGTTTAAGCTTCCACCATGGCGCTCAGCTCCACACATCTGTTCACCATCCCGCTCCAGTCCACCACGCTGCTCCCGTTCACCACGCTGTTCCTGTTCATCACGCTGCCCCTGTTCACCATGCCTCCCCAGTACACCATGAAGTAGTTGCTCACCACGAAGCGCCCGCCCATCACGCAGTACCAGTACATCACGATATCCACGCTCACGAGTCCCACGATGAGCCCATCGACTATTAC GCATACCCTAAGTACCAGTACGAGTACAAAGTGGAGGACCCTCACACCGGTGACAACAAGTTCCAGCATGAGTTCCGTGATGGAGACATTGTGAAGGGAGTCTACAGTCTCCAGGAGGCTGATGGATCTGTCAGAACTGTTGAATACAGCTCTGATAAACATCACGG ATTCAACGCTGTCGTGAAGCACTCCGCCCCTGGTCATCATGTCCAGATTGAAAGCCATCATCAGAACTAA